In a genomic window of Sutcliffiella sp. FSL R7-0096:
- a CDS encoding ABC transporter ATP-binding protein encodes MSFIESCHFQVHIDGRLLYLAKTDMDVDGQFGDNWLAISDKVIQLYSNNGELFKTVELESVSSAKLEQFIGAGAFTITRGDEEVNEVLVRCSSSYMQKFSIAEKFINCLAKSEEVPQISKADLPKLCQKCQRPFEEGTEVCSVCVDKKKVIGRILDFTNPYRGKITLAVVFLLIATLLELAPPYLTKIIVDDVLEPKELGSSLFILVLLLGVTGMVLALMQFLKGILGVWIGSKIMGDMRKEIYQSLMRLSVSYFDRRQTSQFIGRVNSDAESIRQFLTDGVLYIIGQVMLLLAIIVMMFSLDWKLALFALLPSPIVLIFSIVIWPRVQHLWYKQWQSINKLNMIVGDTLQGIRVVKAFGQEGQEQSRYMDGNQAVVSQTMRTDGLWQGVFPLFSFITGSGMLLVWYFGGLSVISDDITLGTLLAFVAYLGMFFGPLQWFNQMISWVTRAISSANRIFEIIDAPSEVPDNKDPIVLDNIKGHVQVEGVTFGYEKHQPVIKNIDLDVKPGEMIGLVGHSGAGKSTLINLITRFYDPNEGRILLDGVDLKNLKQEQLHQSIGVVLQETFLFDGTISENIAYSKEDATPEEIMRAAKIANAHEFVVKMSDGYDTKVGERGHRLSGGQKQRIAIARAILHDPRILILDEATASVDTETERKIQEAISRLVKGRTTFAIAHRLSTLRNADRLVVVDKGVIAEIGTHEELLEKEGIYHKLVEAQKELSQIKGVEVG; translated from the coding sequence ATGTCATTTATTGAATCGTGTCACTTTCAGGTACATATAGATGGAAGGTTACTATATTTAGCAAAGACAGATATGGATGTGGATGGCCAGTTTGGAGACAACTGGCTAGCAATTTCTGATAAGGTGATTCAACTCTATTCGAACAATGGAGAGTTGTTCAAGACAGTAGAGTTAGAAAGCGTTAGTTCAGCCAAGCTGGAACAATTTATCGGGGCCGGGGCGTTCACCATAACTCGTGGGGATGAAGAAGTAAATGAGGTTCTCGTGCGGTGTTCCTCTTCTTATATGCAAAAGTTTTCAATCGCGGAAAAGTTCATCAATTGTCTAGCTAAAAGTGAGGAAGTTCCGCAGATATCCAAAGCAGATCTGCCGAAGCTTTGTCAAAAGTGCCAGCGCCCCTTTGAAGAGGGGACAGAGGTTTGTTCTGTATGTGTGGATAAGAAAAAGGTAATAGGAAGGATATTGGATTTTACAAATCCGTATCGAGGAAAGATTACGCTTGCTGTGGTGTTCTTGTTGATTGCAACGCTTTTGGAACTGGCACCGCCTTACTTGACGAAAATTATCGTGGATGATGTGTTAGAGCCAAAAGAACTGGGAAGTTCCCTCTTCATCCTTGTGCTCCTTTTAGGTGTCACTGGTATGGTTCTTGCGCTGATGCAATTCTTAAAAGGAATATTGGGTGTGTGGATTGGAAGCAAGATAATGGGGGATATGAGAAAAGAAATCTATCAATCTCTCATGCGCCTTTCTGTGAGCTATTTCGATAGAAGGCAAACATCACAATTCATCGGAAGGGTAAATAGTGATGCGGAATCCATCAGACAGTTTTTAACAGATGGAGTCTTATATATAATCGGGCAAGTGATGCTCTTACTTGCCATTATTGTGATGATGTTCAGCTTGGACTGGAAACTTGCTTTGTTCGCCCTCTTACCGTCACCAATTGTGTTGATTTTCTCAATCGTTATTTGGCCGCGCGTGCAGCACCTTTGGTATAAGCAATGGCAATCAATCAATAAGTTGAACATGATTGTCGGAGATACGCTTCAGGGGATACGGGTGGTGAAGGCATTTGGTCAGGAAGGGCAGGAACAAAGTCGCTATATGGATGGTAATCAGGCAGTTGTAAGTCAGACCATGAGGACGGATGGACTCTGGCAAGGCGTATTCCCGCTATTCTCCTTCATTACCGGTTCGGGGATGCTGTTGGTTTGGTATTTTGGAGGTTTGTCCGTCATAAGTGATGATATAACGCTAGGTACTTTGCTTGCATTTGTTGCTTATCTTGGTATGTTCTTTGGTCCATTGCAGTGGTTCAATCAGATGATCAGCTGGGTTACCAGAGCGATTTCTTCGGCTAATCGCATATTTGAAATTATTGATGCGCCTTCAGAAGTCCCTGATAATAAGGATCCTATCGTTTTGGATAATATTAAAGGTCATGTTCAAGTGGAAGGAGTGACCTTTGGATATGAAAAGCACCAACCTGTCATCAAAAATATAGACCTGGACGTGAAACCGGGGGAAATGATCGGGCTTGTTGGGCACTCCGGAGCAGGTAAATCCACTCTGATCAACTTGATCACCCGTTTTTATGATCCGAATGAGGGAAGGATCTTACTGGATGGGGTCGATTTAAAGAATTTAAAACAGGAGCAACTTCATCAGAGTATCGGGGTAGTATTGCAGGAGACTTTTCTATTTGATGGCACAATATCGGAAAATATCGCTTATTCCAAGGAGGATGCGACACCGGAGGAAATCATGCGCGCAGCTAAAATCGCCAATGCCCATGAGTTTGTGGTGAAGATGTCCGATGGCTATGATACAAAAGTTGGGGAACGGGGACACCGCTTATCCGGCGGTCAAAAACAGAGGATTGCGATTGCAAGGGCCATCCTGCATGATCCCCGAATCCTTATTTTGGATGAGGCTACCGCGTCTGTTGATACCGAAACGGAGAGAAAGATTCAAGAAGCCATCTCAAGGCTTGTAAAAGGGAGAACCACGTTTGCCATTGCCCACCGGTTATCGACCCTGCGTAATGCGGATCGACTTGTAGTTGTGGACAAAGGTGTTATAGCGGAAATTGGAACTCATGAGGAATTGCTTGAAAAAGAGGGAATCTATCATAAGCTTGTGGAAGCGCAAAAAGAGCTGTCACAAATCAAAGGAGTAGAGGTTGGATGA
- a CDS encoding alpha/beta hydrolase family protein: protein MARITCDFFSEALQCSTSMTVLLPQPNSQIGVSTKVKQKKHPTVYLLHGLSDDHTIWTRFTSIERYASAMGWAIVMPAAGRSFYTDMEHGYDFYKFVSEEVPTLAQSFFPLSDKREENFIAGLSMGGYGAFKVALRNPDKFAAAASMSGSVDINERLPAFPRDFKYIFGDRPILGSKDDLYHLASSMGKSTPKLYQCCGTEDHNYEANIRFRDHAIQAGLDLTFSDGPGGHDWGYWDKHIQEVLAFFEQQL from the coding sequence ATGGCTAGGATCACATGTGATTTTTTCTCGGAGGCATTGCAATGTTCCACCTCCATGACTGTTCTCTTGCCACAGCCAAATTCACAAATAGGGGTATCAACAAAGGTCAAACAAAAGAAACACCCTACCGTCTATTTACTGCATGGCCTTTCAGATGACCATACGATCTGGACAAGATTTACGTCCATTGAACGTTATGCCTCTGCGATGGGATGGGCGATTGTGATGCCTGCTGCGGGGAGGAGTTTTTACACAGATATGGAACATGGGTACGATTTTTACAAATTTGTTAGCGAGGAAGTTCCCACCCTTGCCCAAAGCTTTTTTCCCCTATCAGATAAGAGAGAGGAAAACTTTATAGCAGGGCTTTCCATGGGTGGTTATGGCGCATTTAAGGTGGCATTGAGGAATCCGGATAAATTTGCAGCCGCGGCTAGCATGTCAGGCTCAGTGGACATCAATGAGCGATTGCCGGCATTCCCGAGAGATTTCAAGTATATATTCGGCGACCGTCCAATATTGGGAAGTAAGGATGATCTTTATCATCTTGCCTCAAGTATGGGCAAAAGCACTCCAAAGCTATATCAGTGCTGTGGCACGGAAGATCATAACTATGAAGCAAATATTCGTTTCAGGGATCATGCCATCCAAGCTGGATTAGATTTAACCTTTTCAGATGGACCTGGTGGCCATGATTGGGGATATTGGGATAAGCATATCCAGGAGGTATTGGCATTTTTTGAACAACAGCTCTAA
- a CDS encoding VOC family protein encodes MKHQAVPYLSFNGNARQALEFYKEVFEGEITGIQTFGEADFPTPPEADYLVMHARFEKGNLTLMASDSFPGQTVEIGGNVSLMLEMESEEQVDTLYARLSENGKVLMELQDTFWGARYGSVQDFFGVKWDLNYTKPQ; translated from the coding sequence ATGAAGCATCAAGCTGTACCTTATCTATCATTTAACGGCAATGCAAGACAGGCACTTGAGTTTTATAAAGAAGTTTTTGAAGGTGAAATCACTGGGATCCAGACCTTTGGTGAAGCCGATTTCCCTACTCCACCGGAAGCAGACTATCTAGTCATGCACGCACGTTTTGAAAAAGGAAACCTGACACTGATGGCATCCGACTCATTCCCAGGCCAAACAGTAGAGATTGGTGGCAATGTCTCCCTTATGCTGGAGATGGAAAGCGAAGAACAGGTTGACACCCTTTATGCACGTCTTAGTGAAAACGGGAAAGTACTGATGGAGCTTCAAGATACCTTCTGGGGAGCGCGTTACGGAAGTGTTCAAGATTTCTTTGGTGTGAAGTGGGATTTGAATTATACGAAACCGCAATAA
- a CDS encoding DUF962 domain-containing protein — translation MREKVKNDLLLYQKAHENKWNQLLHYFAFLFAFLAWIFLFINWWVTLALALLHYIFSWIGHFYFEKNKPASFRYPLIGFYAGFSWFFLKTFELISGKKILPK, via the coding sequence ATGAGAGAAAAAGTTAAGAATGATTTGCTATTATACCAAAAAGCACATGAGAACAAATGGAATCAGCTTCTGCACTACTTCGCTTTTCTCTTTGCTTTCTTAGCCTGGATTTTTCTTTTTATTAATTGGTGGGTAACCCTTGCGCTTGCTTTGTTACATTATATATTTTCATGGATTGGCCACTTTTACTTTGAAAAGAATAAGCCGGCATCCTTTAGGTATCCACTCATTGGCTTTTATGCCGGTTTCAGTTGGTTTTTCTTAAAAACGTTTGAGCTAATATCAGGCAAAAAAATTCTGCCCAAATGA
- a CDS encoding SDR family oxidoreductase codes for MDFQNKTVIITGAANGIGKGIATSYVNAGARVVLADKDEKAGQVLQQELGDKALFVKTDVRKEEDIQHLMTKTMKNFRQIDILINNAGVSRFTPLHDLTVDAWDDVINTNLRSVFIASKEASKFMKNGGSIVNIASTRASMSEANSEAYAATKGGIVALTHALAASLSERDITVNAISPGWIQNENYEELRDKDHAQHLSNRVGKPEDIAKACLYLTDSENNFVNGENITVDGGMTRKMIYEG; via the coding sequence ATGGATTTCCAAAACAAAACGGTCATCATAACTGGTGCGGCAAATGGAATCGGCAAAGGAATCGCAACGTCCTACGTAAATGCAGGAGCACGCGTGGTGCTTGCTGACAAGGATGAAAAAGCAGGACAGGTTCTACAACAGGAGCTGGGAGACAAAGCGCTTTTCGTTAAAACGGATGTCAGAAAAGAAGAGGACATTCAACACTTGATGACTAAAACCATGAAAAACTTCCGCCAGATTGATATCCTTATCAATAATGCAGGAGTATCCCGATTTACTCCACTACATGATCTTACTGTGGACGCTTGGGACGACGTGATCAACACGAATTTGCGCAGTGTGTTCATCGCCTCCAAAGAAGCATCTAAGTTTATGAAAAATGGTGGCTCTATTGTTAACATCGCCTCCACTAGGGCGTCCATGTCCGAAGCGAACTCAGAAGCATATGCTGCAACTAAGGGCGGAATTGTGGCGCTGACGCATGCGCTGGCAGCTTCCTTAAGTGAACGGGATATTACGGTGAATGCTATTTCACCTGGATGGATCCAGAATGAAAATTATGAAGAGCTAAGGGATAAGGACCATGCACAACATCTTTCCAATCGAGTCGGGAAACCAGAAGATATTGCAAAGGCTTGCTTGTATCTAACGGACTCCGAAAACAATTTTGTCAATGGAGAAAACATTACGGTGGATGGCGGCATGACAAGAAAGATGATTTACGAGGGATAG
- a CDS encoding ATP-binding protein has translation MLEEYITKMRERCHINKLDPHVIPTFNSLSDEELSEIQSGYKDTLDIIRLFMNTFLEKSKGIPILVAVTDEKGNIIEYLGDPSMEDTVVNQVGLKKGVQFSEAQAGVNSVLAALDLGIPVQIIGEEHYYYFLHQTACYSAPLFHKNQVVGTISMMTFIQVANPLIMASLETVVDSIQRELDLLEKNRYLNLMNHMVLEQSNTGYIVVEKNKEIVRINPKARDILGLPHENELYTIDELKLLSRVHDLYVKGEVIQDYKIIFQNKHETRTCLVDFFPFQEGTLIQLHDITEYMKTESYIQNAEKLAIVGQMAAGVAHEIKNPLTTLKGFIQLCEEGGPSSAFPEIMLKEIERIDQITNEFLVLSRPTVQKKDWHDVRDLINEIEVLLSSFAIIKNVEILYDFQDVKPIYSDGNQMKQVFINLVKNSVESVAQNGKLTINVRLQGDDQVLISFKDDGNGFPDHILHRMGQPFLTTKKDGNGLGLMICKRVVEEIHDGKLYIQNNLNGGAVVEIILPCNG, from the coding sequence ATGCTAGAAGAATATATTACAAAGATGCGCGAACGTTGCCATATCAATAAATTAGATCCACATGTCATCCCCACTTTTAATAGCTTATCGGATGAAGAGTTATCCGAGATTCAAAGTGGATACAAGGATACATTGGATATTATCAGGTTGTTTATGAATACATTTTTAGAAAAGAGCAAAGGTATACCTATACTTGTGGCGGTTACGGACGAAAAGGGTAATATTATTGAATATCTTGGCGATCCGAGCATGGAGGATACGGTTGTTAATCAGGTCGGTCTGAAAAAAGGCGTGCAATTCAGTGAAGCGCAAGCAGGGGTTAACTCTGTTTTAGCGGCACTTGATCTTGGGATTCCCGTTCAGATAATTGGAGAGGAACACTACTATTACTTTCTCCATCAGACTGCATGCTACAGTGCCCCTTTATTTCATAAAAATCAAGTGGTTGGTACGATCTCCATGATGACGTTTATACAGGTCGCGAATCCGCTTATCATGGCTTCTTTGGAAACAGTGGTAGATTCTATTCAGAGGGAACTCGACCTTTTGGAAAAAAACCGCTACTTGAATCTAATGAACCATATGGTGCTTGAACAATCGAATACCGGCTATATTGTGGTAGAGAAAAACAAGGAAATTGTAAGGATTAACCCTAAAGCCAGGGATATTTTAGGTTTACCTCATGAAAATGAACTCTACACCATTGATGAACTAAAGTTGTTGAGCCGTGTTCATGACCTATATGTAAAAGGGGAAGTTATCCAGGATTACAAAATTATCTTTCAAAATAAACACGAAACAAGAACATGTTTGGTAGATTTTTTCCCGTTCCAAGAAGGGACATTGATTCAGCTCCATGATATTACAGAATATATGAAAACCGAATCCTATATTCAAAATGCCGAAAAGCTTGCAATTGTAGGGCAGATGGCAGCAGGAGTCGCCCATGAAATAAAGAATCCCCTTACTACTTTAAAAGGCTTTATACAGCTGTGTGAAGAAGGTGGACCAAGTAGTGCCTTCCCGGAAATCATGTTGAAAGAAATTGAAAGGATTGATCAAATTACCAACGAGTTCCTTGTTCTCTCCAGACCGACCGTTCAGAAAAAGGACTGGCATGATGTTCGTGATCTTATCAATGAAATAGAAGTATTATTATCGAGCTTCGCCATTATTAAAAATGTCGAAATTCTATATGATTTTCAGGATGTTAAGCCTATCTATAGTGATGGTAACCAAATGAAGCAGGTATTTATCAATCTGGTGAAAAATAGTGTGGAGTCGGTGGCACAGAATGGAAAACTCACCATCAATGTAAGACTACAGGGTGATGATCAGGTTTTGATAAGCTTTAAAGATGACGGAAATGGTTTTCCTGACCATATTTTGCACAGAATGGGCCAACCATTTCTTACAACCAAAAAAGACGGCAATGGCCTGGGGTTAATGATCTGTAAACGCGTGGTAGAAGAGATTCATGATGGTAAACTTTATATCCAAAATAATCTCAATGGTGGGGCGGTAGTCGAAATAATTCTGCCTTGTAATGGCTAG
- the smpB gene encoding SsrA-binding protein SmpB codes for MPKGEGKVISTNKKANHDYFIEQTYETGMVLQGTEIKSMRAGRVNLKDSFARVQNGEVFLHNLHISPYEQGNRYNHDPLRTRKLLLHRKQINQLIGLTKEEGYALVPLKIYLKNGYAKLLIGLGKGKKKYDKREDLKKKEAKRDIERAFRERQKE; via the coding sequence GTGCCAAAAGGGGAAGGTAAGGTCATCAGCACCAATAAAAAAGCGAATCACGATTACTTCATTGAACAGACTTATGAAACAGGTATGGTCCTGCAAGGTACAGAAATCAAATCCATGCGAGCTGGCCGAGTTAACTTGAAAGACTCCTTTGCAAGAGTGCAAAACGGCGAAGTATTCTTGCACAATCTGCACATCAGTCCTTATGAGCAAGGTAACCGTTATAACCATGATCCGCTACGTACACGCAAGTTGCTTCTTCATCGTAAACAAATCAATCAGCTTATCGGTCTTACAAAAGAAGAAGGATATGCTTTAGTACCTTTAAAAATCTATCTTAAGAATGGCTATGCCAAGCTTTTAATAGGACTCGGTAAAGGTAAGAAAAAGTATGATAAGCGTGAAGACTTGAAAAAGAAAGAAGCGAAACGTGATATTGAGAGAGCGTTCCGTGAACGTCAAAAGGAATAG
- the rnr gene encoding ribonuclease R, which translates to MEEIIQQHVDKLLSYMKEEAYKPLTTQELEQAFGIKDSEEFKDFVKALVYMEDQGLIVRTRSNRYGLPEKMNLIKGKVIGHSKGFAFVMPEEADMDDVFIPPNELNNAMHGDIVLVRVSRKAAGDSRQEGTVIRIVERGVKEIVGTYTESKSFGFVIADDKKIANDIFIPKSASNGAVEGHKVVVKLVTYPEGRLSAEGEVIRILGHKNDPGVDILSVIHKHGLPQEFPREVLDQANATPDEIDEKDLGDRRDLRDQVIVTIDGADAKDLDDAVTVTKLDNGNYKLGVHIADVTHYVTEGSAIDLEAQERGTSIYLVDRVIPMIPHRLSNGICSLNPKVNRLTISCEMELNNAGEVVKHEIFHSVIKTTERMTYTDVNKILVDKDEEVTSRYESLVPMFQLMEELAAVLRKKRMTRGAIDFDFKESKVIVDEEGAPKDVVLRERSVAERLIEEFMLVANETVAEHFHWMNVPFIYRVHEDPKEEKLQRFFEFITNFGYVVKGKGNEIHPRALQEVIEAVQGKPEEMVVSTVMLRSMKQAKYDEESLGHFGLSTEFYTHFTSPIRRYPDLIVHRLIRTYLIQKKLDEKTQEKWSDKLPEIAEHSSNMERRAVDAERETDELKKSEYMLDKIGEEYDGIISSVTNFGMFVELPNTIEGLVHVSYLTDDYYRYDERNYAMIGERTGKVYRIGDEITVRVINVNKDERSIDFEVVGMKGTRRPDTKSAPRVIQSERKKPAKGRSQKRKAESDIDDYTFEIGWTTQGPAKKKKKNKKFFENVPKQKRKKKK; encoded by the coding sequence ATGGAAGAAATTATTCAGCAACACGTAGATAAACTTCTTTCCTACATGAAAGAAGAAGCCTATAAGCCACTGACCACACAAGAACTGGAACAGGCTTTTGGCATAAAAGACTCAGAAGAATTCAAAGACTTCGTTAAAGCGTTGGTCTATATGGAAGATCAAGGCCTCATCGTACGCACCCGCAGCAACCGCTACGGCCTGCCAGAGAAAATGAACCTTATCAAAGGAAAAGTGATTGGCCACTCCAAAGGCTTTGCATTTGTGATGCCGGAAGAAGCGGATATGGACGATGTATTCATTCCTCCAAATGAGTTGAATAATGCGATGCACGGAGACATTGTACTTGTGCGTGTAAGCAGGAAAGCTGCTGGCGACTCAAGGCAGGAAGGTACCGTTATCCGTATTGTGGAGCGTGGCGTCAAGGAGATTGTGGGTACATATACTGAAAGCAAAAGCTTTGGTTTTGTCATTGCTGATGACAAGAAAATCGCAAATGATATTTTTATTCCGAAAAGTGCCAGCAACGGGGCCGTTGAAGGGCATAAAGTCGTTGTAAAATTAGTGACGTATCCGGAAGGTCGCTTAAGTGCAGAAGGGGAAGTCATCCGTATTCTTGGACATAAAAATGATCCGGGTGTGGATATCCTATCTGTCATTCATAAGCACGGCCTGCCGCAGGAGTTCCCAAGAGAGGTCCTCGACCAGGCAAATGCGACGCCGGATGAAATCGATGAAAAGGACCTGGGGGACCGCCGTGACCTTCGCGATCAGGTAATCGTGACGATTGATGGAGCGGACGCTAAGGACTTGGATGACGCCGTAACCGTGACTAAGCTTGATAATGGTAATTATAAGCTTGGAGTCCATATCGCCGACGTTACTCACTATGTCACTGAAGGTTCAGCGATAGACTTGGAGGCACAGGAACGAGGAACAAGTATTTATCTCGTGGACCGTGTTATCCCGATGATTCCTCATCGCCTGTCCAACGGAATTTGCTCGTTGAACCCAAAAGTAAACCGACTCACCATTTCTTGTGAGATGGAGTTGAATAATGCTGGGGAAGTCGTGAAGCACGAAATCTTCCACAGTGTCATTAAGACGACGGAGCGGATGACGTATACCGACGTGAACAAAATTCTAGTGGATAAGGACGAGGAAGTAACGTCCCGTTATGAATCCTTGGTTCCAATGTTCCAGCTCATGGAGGAGTTAGCTGCTGTCCTTCGTAAAAAACGTATGACACGTGGTGCCATCGATTTTGATTTCAAGGAATCCAAAGTAATTGTGGATGAAGAGGGTGCACCTAAGGATGTTGTGCTTCGTGAGCGTTCTGTTGCCGAGCGTTTGATTGAGGAGTTCATGCTTGTTGCAAATGAAACGGTGGCCGAGCATTTCCACTGGATGAATGTGCCGTTCATCTACCGTGTCCATGAGGATCCAAAAGAGGAAAAACTGCAACGTTTCTTTGAATTCATCACAAACTTCGGTTATGTGGTGAAAGGAAAAGGTAACGAAATTCACCCGCGGGCACTTCAAGAAGTTATTGAGGCGGTACAAGGGAAGCCGGAAGAGATGGTGGTATCCACTGTCATGCTTCGTTCCATGAAGCAGGCAAAATATGATGAGGAAAGCTTAGGCCACTTTGGTCTATCCACGGAGTTCTATACACACTTCACCTCACCGATCCGTCGTTATCCGGATTTAATTGTCCATCGCTTGATCCGCACGTATCTTATTCAGAAGAAACTGGATGAGAAAACACAGGAAAAATGGAGCGACAAGTTGCCGGAGATAGCGGAGCATTCCTCCAATATGGAGCGCCGCGCAGTTGATGCCGAGCGTGAAACGGATGAACTGAAGAAATCCGAATACATGCTTGATAAAATTGGCGAAGAGTACGATGGCATCATCAGCTCTGTGACCAACTTCGGGATGTTCGTTGAGTTGCCGAACACCATTGAAGGGCTTGTCCATGTGAGCTACCTGACAGATGACTATTACCGTTATGATGAACGCAATTATGCGATGATCGGGGAACGTACAGGCAAGGTTTATAGAATCGGGGACGAAATCACAGTCCGTGTCATCAATGTTAATAAAGATGAACGTTCCATTGATTTTGAAGTAGTAGGGATGAAAGGCACTCGCCGTCCTGACACGAAGAGCGCACCACGTGTCATTCAAAGTGAGCGTAAAAAGCCTGCAAAAGGTCGCAGTCAGAAGCGTAAAGCAGAAAGCGACATCGATGATTACACATTTGAGATTGGCTGGACGACACAAGGTCCAGCTAAAAAGAAAAAGAAGAATAAAAAGTTCTTTGAAAATGTACCAAAACAGAAACGCAAAAAGAAGAAGTGA
- a CDS encoding carboxylesterase, with protein sequence MKVKLPKPFTFEGGDRAVLMLHGFTGNSADVRMMGRFLEKRGYTCHAPQYKGHGVPPEELVHTGPEDWWEDVMEAYQFLKDKGFESIAVVGLSLGGVFSLKLGYTMPVKGIVPMCAPMYIKSEEIMYQGVLEYAREFKRREGKTADQIEQEMKEFEQTPMNTLKSLQELIADVRNNVDMIYSPTFVVQARHDNMINTDSANIIYNEVESDDKKIKWYEESGHVITLDKEREQLHEDVYEFLESLDW encoded by the coding sequence ATGAAAGTGAAGTTGCCAAAGCCTTTTACGTTTGAAGGCGGTGATCGTGCGGTATTGATGTTACACGGTTTTACTGGGAATTCGGCAGATGTGCGGATGATGGGCCGTTTTCTAGAGAAGAGAGGGTACACCTGTCATGCCCCACAATATAAGGGTCATGGGGTGCCGCCGGAGGAATTGGTTCACACTGGTCCTGAGGATTGGTGGGAGGACGTGATGGAGGCCTATCAATTCTTGAAGGATAAGGGGTTTGAAAGCATTGCAGTAGTCGGACTGTCATTAGGCGGTGTTTTCTCATTGAAATTAGGTTATACGATGCCTGTGAAGGGTATTGTGCCTATGTGTGCCCCGATGTATATCAAGAGTGAGGAAATCATGTATCAGGGAGTACTCGAATATGCTAGGGAGTTCAAGCGCCGTGAAGGAAAAACTGCTGACCAGATCGAACAGGAAATGAAAGAATTTGAACAAACTCCAATGAATACACTGAAGTCACTGCAGGAATTGATCGCAGACGTGCGGAATAATGTAGACATGATCTACTCGCCGACATTTGTGGTACAGGCCCGCCATGACAATATGATCAACACGGACAGTGCCAACATCATTTACAACGAGGTCGAGTCTGACGATAAGAAAATCAAATGGTACGAGGAATCCGGACATGTCATAACCCTCGACAAAGAGCGCGAGCAACTACATGAAGATGTATATGAGTTTTTAGAGTCGTTAGATTGGTAA
- a CDS encoding anti-repressor SinI family protein translates to MENITIKMTENLDKEWVDLITNALNMGISSAEIRDFLHNYRNHTSFKL, encoded by the coding sequence ATGGAAAACATAACAATTAAAATGACGGAAAATTTAGATAAGGAGTGGGTGGATCTAATTACAAACGCATTGAACATGGGTATTTCCTCCGCAGAAATTAGAGATTTCTTACATAATTATCGCAATCATACTTCATTTAAGCTCTAA
- a CDS encoding helix-turn-helix domain-containing protein, protein MIGERIKKFREQRKMSMSELAERAGVAKSYLSSIERNLQSNPSVQFLEKVSSVLGVSVNSLLHDEDETHAKENLDREWATLVREAMDSGVTKEQFKDFLEFNKWKINQDTKK, encoded by the coding sequence ATGATTGGTGAACGAATTAAAAAATTTAGGGAACAACGAAAAATGTCCATGTCAGAATTAGCAGAACGTGCCGGCGTGGCCAAATCATACCTAAGCTCGATAGAACGGAATTTGCAATCCAACCCATCCGTTCAATTTCTTGAAAAAGTCTCATCTGTACTTGGAGTCAGCGTTAATTCCCTCCTCCACGATGAAGACGAAACCCATGCAAAAGAAAACCTTGACCGGGAATGGGCCACCCTTGTAAGAGAGGCAATGGACTCCGGTGTGACGAAAGAACAATTCAAAGATTTTTTGGAATTCAATAAATGGAAAATAAATCAGGATACAAAGAAGTAA